A single Lactuca sativa cultivar Salinas chromosome 8, Lsat_Salinas_v11, whole genome shotgun sequence DNA region contains:
- the LOC111908356 gene encoding homeobox protein knotted-1-like LET12 isoform X1 produces MAFHDNISHQMALQHYADQQQLTENVEVLRGILPSDHHHQHHHLGQSSSSPDAGPKTSQSPPPTWLNSAILRQHNHHYGGDGSGGSFLHLQTTNSDSSNSNNHWLSPRPIDNDDSNRESMFVSTINSENNLDENAMKLSQRQSESDGNGNGNGNGGNHERDWEFAKCKADILSHPMYDQLLSAHVSCLRIATPVDQLPRIDAQLAQSQQVIAKYSVFGNHNQPLDDKDLNQFMAHYVVLLSSFKEQLQQHVRVHAMEAVMACWELEQSLQSLTGVAPGEGTGATMSDDDEEQVDSDTNMFDGGLDVSDSMGFGLPTESERSLMERVRQELKHELKQGYKEKIVDIREEILRKRRAGKLPGDTTSLLKAWWQSHSKWPYPTEEDKARLVQETGLQLKQINNWFINQRKRNWHSNPSSSTAVKTKRKSNAR; encoded by the exons ATGGCGTTTCACGACAATATCTCTCACCAAATGGCTCTTCAACACTACGCCGACCAACAGCAGTTAACGGAGAACGTTGAGGTTCTCAGAGGAATACTACCGTCCGACCATcaccaccaacaccaccaccTCGGCCAATCCTCTTCGTCGCCGGACGCTGGCCCTAAGACGTCGCAGTCTCCGCCGCCTACATGGCTAAACAGCGCAATTCTCCGGCAACACAACCACCACTACGGCGGAGACGGTAGCGGCGGCAGTTTCCTCCACTTGCAAACCACCAATTCTGACTCATCCAATTCCAACAACCACTGGCTATCTCCTCGGCCTATCGATAACGACGACAGTAATCGAGAATCGATGTTTGTTTCTACGATTAATAGTGAGAATAATCTCGATGAAAATGCTATGAAATTGAGTCAACGGCAGAGTGAGAGCGACGGGAACGGAAACGGTAACGGAAATGGAGGCAATCATGAGAGAGATTGGGAATTCGCTAAGTGTAAGGCGGATATACTATCGCATCCGATGTACGATCAGCTGTTATCGGCGCATGTATCGTGCTTGAGAATTGCTACGCCGGTGGATcagttaccgaggatcgatgcgCAGTTGGCTCAATCTCAGCAGGTTATAGCTAAGTACTCTGTTTTTGGCAATCACAATCAGCCTCTTGATGATAAGGACCTCAATCAATTCATG GCTCACTATGTTGTACTCCTCTCTTCATTTAAAGAACAATTACAGCAACATGTTCGTGTCCATGCAATGGAAGCAGTCATGGCTTGTTGGGAGCTAGAACAATCTCTACAAAGCTTAACAG GGGTAGCACCTGGTGAAGGTACAGGGGCAACAATgtcggatgatgatgaagaaCAAGTAGACAGTGACACGAATATGTTTGATGGAGGTCTAGATGTTTCTGACAGCATGGGATTTGGTCTTCCTACTGAAAGTGAACGTTCTTTAATGGAACGTGTTAGGCAAGAGCTAAAACATGAGTTGAAACAG GGTTATAAGGAGAAAATTGTGGACATCAGAGAGGAAATTCTACGTAAAAGAAGAGCTGGAAAATTGCCTGGAGACACCACCTCCCTCCTCAAAGCCTGGTGGCAATCCCATTCCAAGTGGCCTTACCCTACT GAGGAAGACAAAGCAAGATTGGTACAAGAAACAGGACTACAGCTAAAACAGATTAACAACTGGTTTATCAACCAAAGAAAAAGGAACTGGCACAGTAATCCTTCTTCCTCCACAGCTGTCAAAACTAAACGCAAGAG TAATGCCAGGTGA
- the LOC111908356 gene encoding homeobox protein knotted-1-like LET12 isoform X2 has translation MAFHDNISHQMALQHYADQQQLTENVEVLRGILPSDHHHQHHHLGQSSSSPDAGPKTSQSPPPTWLNSAILRQHNHHYGGDGSGGSFLHLQTTNSDSSNSNNHWLSPRPIDNDDSNRESMFVSTINSENNLDENAMKLSQRQSESDGNGNGNGNGGNHERDWEFAKCKADILSHPMYDQLLSAHVSCLRIATPVDQLPRIDAQLAQSQQVIAKYSVFGNHNQPLDDKDLNQFMAHYVVLLSSFKEQLQQHVRVHAMEAVMACWELEQSLQSLTGVAPGEGTGATMSDDDEEQVDSDTNMFDGGLDVSDSMGFGLPTESERSLMERVRQELKHELKQGYKEKIVDIREEILRKRRAGKLPGDTTSLLKAWWQSHSKWPYPTEEDKARLVQETGLQLKQINNWFINQRKRNWHSNPSSSTAVKTKRKR, from the exons ATGGCGTTTCACGACAATATCTCTCACCAAATGGCTCTTCAACACTACGCCGACCAACAGCAGTTAACGGAGAACGTTGAGGTTCTCAGAGGAATACTACCGTCCGACCATcaccaccaacaccaccaccTCGGCCAATCCTCTTCGTCGCCGGACGCTGGCCCTAAGACGTCGCAGTCTCCGCCGCCTACATGGCTAAACAGCGCAATTCTCCGGCAACACAACCACCACTACGGCGGAGACGGTAGCGGCGGCAGTTTCCTCCACTTGCAAACCACCAATTCTGACTCATCCAATTCCAACAACCACTGGCTATCTCCTCGGCCTATCGATAACGACGACAGTAATCGAGAATCGATGTTTGTTTCTACGATTAATAGTGAGAATAATCTCGATGAAAATGCTATGAAATTGAGTCAACGGCAGAGTGAGAGCGACGGGAACGGAAACGGTAACGGAAATGGAGGCAATCATGAGAGAGATTGGGAATTCGCTAAGTGTAAGGCGGATATACTATCGCATCCGATGTACGATCAGCTGTTATCGGCGCATGTATCGTGCTTGAGAATTGCTACGCCGGTGGATcagttaccgaggatcgatgcgCAGTTGGCTCAATCTCAGCAGGTTATAGCTAAGTACTCTGTTTTTGGCAATCACAATCAGCCTCTTGATGATAAGGACCTCAATCAATTCATG GCTCACTATGTTGTACTCCTCTCTTCATTTAAAGAACAATTACAGCAACATGTTCGTGTCCATGCAATGGAAGCAGTCATGGCTTGTTGGGAGCTAGAACAATCTCTACAAAGCTTAACAG GGGTAGCACCTGGTGAAGGTACAGGGGCAACAATgtcggatgatgatgaagaaCAAGTAGACAGTGACACGAATATGTTTGATGGAGGTCTAGATGTTTCTGACAGCATGGGATTTGGTCTTCCTACTGAAAGTGAACGTTCTTTAATGGAACGTGTTAGGCAAGAGCTAAAACATGAGTTGAAACAG GGTTATAAGGAGAAAATTGTGGACATCAGAGAGGAAATTCTACGTAAAAGAAGAGCTGGAAAATTGCCTGGAGACACCACCTCCCTCCTCAAAGCCTGGTGGCAATCCCATTCCAAGTGGCCTTACCCTACT GAGGAAGACAAAGCAAGATTGGTACAAGAAACAGGACTACAGCTAAAACAGATTAACAACTGGTTTATCAACCAAAGAAAAAGGAACTGGCACAGTAATCCTTCTTCCTCCACAGCTGTCAAAACTAAACGCAAGAG GTGA